A genomic region of Fodinisporobacter ferrooxydans contains the following coding sequences:
- a CDS encoding NRAMP family divalent metal transporter gives MEMDKALPSAITPFSWKRLLIMLTSVVGPGMMVMLADTDAGSVITAAQSGAQWGYRMILPQLILIPILYLVQEVTIRLGVATGKGHGDLIREKFGMGWALVSVCSLFLASIGALVTEFSGMAGVGELFGIPKWISVSIVTFVLIVLGLTGSYRKFERIGIAIGLLELLFIPAAFLAHPSVHEMAQGITSIPFHDRGYVFLLAANVGAVIMPWMVFYQQGAVIDKGLTKEHVKAMRFDTLFGSILTQMIMLVVVIAVAATIGKASPNQPLNTIQQISQGLEPFLGSTLAKITFGFGMLGAGFIASLVVSVAGAWGIGEAFGLNHSLNHSCKDAPVFYLVYTLAHIGGAILVLTSFDLVQITVDVEVMNAMLLPIVLGFLLALEAKALPPEWRMRGLYKYCVWLVSGLVMAFGLYMIFKAF, from the coding sequence ATGGAAATGGACAAAGCATTGCCATCGGCCATCACGCCTTTTTCCTGGAAACGTTTGCTAATTATGCTGACATCAGTCGTCGGACCCGGCATGATGGTGATGTTGGCGGATACAGATGCAGGTAGTGTGATAACAGCCGCACAATCGGGTGCCCAATGGGGCTACAGGATGATTTTGCCACAACTGATATTAATTCCGATACTCTATCTCGTACAGGAAGTAACGATTCGTTTGGGTGTTGCGACAGGCAAAGGACATGGGGATCTGATTCGGGAGAAATTTGGCATGGGGTGGGCGCTTGTTTCCGTATGTTCCTTATTTCTTGCCTCCATCGGTGCCCTGGTTACCGAATTTTCGGGCATGGCAGGAGTCGGCGAGCTATTCGGCATCCCCAAATGGATCAGTGTATCGATCGTAACTTTTGTTTTAATCGTATTGGGCTTAACCGGCAGCTATCGTAAATTTGAACGAATTGGCATCGCGATTGGCTTGTTGGAGCTTTTATTCATACCGGCTGCCTTTCTTGCACATCCTTCCGTCCATGAAATGGCGCAAGGAATCACATCGATCCCTTTTCATGACCGGGGATATGTATTCTTATTGGCAGCAAATGTCGGAGCTGTTATCATGCCCTGGATGGTTTTTTACCAACAAGGGGCGGTTATCGATAAAGGATTGACTAAAGAACATGTAAAAGCGATGCGTTTTGATACGTTATTCGGCTCGATCCTTACACAAATGATCATGCTGGTTGTCGTAATCGCAGTCGCTGCGACAATCGGCAAAGCTTCTCCCAATCAACCTCTCAATACCATTCAACAAATCTCTCAAGGCTTGGAACCGTTTTTAGGATCGACATTGGCGAAAATCACCTTCGGATTTGGAATGCTCGGTGCAGGATTTATCGCGTCTCTCGTCGTATCTGTCGCAGGGGCATGGGGAATCGGGGAAGCATTCGGATTGAATCACAGCTTGAATCACTCTTGCAAGGATGCTCCGGTTTTTTATCTTGTTTATACACTTGCACATATTGGCGGAGCAATATTGGTTTTGACAAGTTTTGACCTGGTTCAAATCACCGTCGATGTAGAAGTCATGAATGCCATGCTGTTGCCTATTGTTCTAGGATTTTTGCTCGCTCTGGAAGCAAAAGCGCTGCCTCCGGAATGGCGGATGAGAGGCTTGTATAAATATTGTGTCTGGCTTGTGTCCGGGCTTGTCATGGCGTTTGGATTATATATGATTTTTAAGGCATTTTAG
- a CDS encoding DUF1292 domain-containing protein gives MSCSCGSQAACDCETPKMLYLADEWGQSHPFYIADRLYVNDQAYAFLISTEQSDQYALLKVVADENGAETFVNIADESEWDAIEKTLFEEPSRA, from the coding sequence ATGTCATGTTCATGCGGGAGTCAGGCCGCTTGCGATTGTGAAACGCCAAAAATGTTGTATCTGGCGGATGAGTGGGGGCAATCACACCCTTTTTATATCGCGGATCGTTTATATGTAAATGACCAGGCGTATGCATTTCTTATCAGTACGGAGCAGTCGGACCAATACGCATTATTGAAAGTTGTAGCGGATGAGAATGGTGCGGAAACGTTCGTCAATATTGCTGACGAGTCGGAATGGGATGCCATTGAGAAAACATTGTTTGAAGAACCTTCACGCGCATAG
- a CDS encoding glutamate-5-semialdehyde dehydrogenase, with amino-acid sequence MFTQGEERNREVITQVKAAKEAAGKLSGATTGQKNQALLAMADAIWRNRQEILVANQQDVQDAQAAGQTASKVDRLQLNEKRLQDMMEGLRKLIELTDPIGELLETILRPDGLLIEKVRVPLGVIAMIYESRPNVTVDAAGLALKTGNAVVLRGGKEALRSNAALVKALKEGLEAVHLPTDAFQFINRTERESVDDLIQARGLVDLVIPRGGAGLIERVVKHSLVPVIETGVGNCHVYVDKQADLQKADAIVINAKTQRPSVCNAMETLLVHADIAEQWLPVILAQLMERGVEIRACERARAALAGNPQLREKAVPATDADWSTEFLDLIMNVKIVADVNEAIQHINTYGTLHSEAIVTEDPGSAQIFLQQVDAAAVYHNASTRFTDGFEFGFGAEIGISTQKLHARGPMGLKEMTSYKYLIKGNGQIRV; translated from the coding sequence ATGTTTACACAGGGTGAAGAGCGAAATCGGGAAGTCATCACACAAGTGAAAGCGGCAAAAGAAGCAGCCGGAAAACTGTCCGGTGCGACAACCGGCCAAAAAAATCAGGCGTTACTCGCCATGGCAGATGCCATATGGCGGAATCGGCAGGAAATCCTTGTCGCCAATCAGCAAGATGTACAGGATGCGCAAGCGGCAGGGCAAACGGCAAGCAAGGTCGACCGCTTGCAACTGAATGAAAAGCGGCTGCAAGATATGATGGAAGGCTTGCGGAAACTGATCGAGCTGACAGATCCCATCGGTGAATTGCTAGAGACGATTCTGCGTCCGGACGGGCTTCTGATCGAAAAAGTGCGAGTCCCGCTTGGGGTTATTGCAATGATTTATGAATCTCGCCCTAATGTTACGGTAGATGCTGCAGGACTTGCGCTGAAAACGGGAAATGCTGTGGTTTTGCGCGGCGGCAAGGAAGCTCTGCGCTCCAATGCCGCATTGGTAAAAGCGTTAAAAGAAGGGCTGGAAGCGGTTCATTTGCCGACAGATGCCTTTCAATTTATCAACCGCACCGAGAGAGAATCGGTGGATGACTTGATTCAGGCGCGAGGATTGGTGGATTTGGTCATTCCGCGCGGCGGGGCAGGGCTGATCGAGCGGGTTGTCAAGCATTCCCTGGTGCCTGTCATCGAAACGGGCGTCGGAAACTGCCACGTGTATGTGGACAAACAAGCAGATTTGCAAAAAGCGGATGCGATTGTAATCAATGCAAAAACACAGCGGCCTTCCGTTTGCAATGCGATGGAGACATTGTTGGTGCATGCGGACATCGCCGAACAATGGCTGCCGGTTATCTTGGCACAACTGATGGAGCGGGGTGTGGAAATTCGCGCCTGTGAACGTGCCCGTGCGGCTCTCGCTGGAAACCCGCAACTGCGGGAGAAGGCAGTGCCTGCGACGGACGCGGATTGGTCGACAGAGTTCCTGGATTTGATCATGAATGTCAAAATTGTGGCGGATGTGAATGAAGCAATCCAACATATCAACACATATGGGACATTGCATTCGGAAGCGATTGTCACAGAGGATCCAGGATCTGCACAAATCTTTTTGCAGCAAGTGGATGCGGCCGCCGTCTATCACAATGCATCGACGCGCTTTACAGATGGGTTTGAATTCGGGTTTGGCGCCGAAATCGGGATCTCCACACAGAAATTGCATGCCAGAGGCCCGATGGGCTTAAAAGAAATGACCAGCTACAAATATCTGATCAAAGGAAATGGCCAGATACGGGTGTAA
- the proB gene encoding glutamate 5-kinase yields the protein MKQQRIVVKVGSSSLTGTNGLISLEKIQGLTAQIAQLQNEGYRVILVSSGAVAAGLGKLGWKRASITMPEKQAASAVGQGLLIDTYAQLFAEHGIVIAQVLLTRSDIEDRKRFLHIRNTLETLLQHGIVPIINENDTVAVEEIRFGDNDTLGSLVALVAEADMLILLTDIDGLYTAHPKKNPDARRISDVWEITEEMERSAGGQGSDVGTGGMRTKLTAAKIATHSGILVKIAASSEPDVLQKIVSGDTIGTTFHPKPDSIGGKKSWMIHGTRVEGTIAIDDGAVEALTEHTGSLLMPGIVAVEGEFHEGAVVEIASAKGEVIGKGVAHFSAWDLKLLLEQKKSGQTLRNLHEVIHRNELVIIKEGNGHVYTG from the coding sequence ATGAAACAACAGCGAATCGTCGTAAAGGTAGGTTCCAGCAGTCTTACCGGAACGAATGGGTTGATTTCATTGGAAAAAATTCAAGGATTGACGGCACAAATTGCGCAGCTCCAGAACGAAGGATATCGTGTCATTCTGGTGTCTTCAGGGGCAGTCGCAGCAGGACTAGGGAAGCTTGGCTGGAAGCGGGCCTCGATCACCATGCCGGAAAAACAGGCGGCATCCGCAGTCGGGCAGGGGCTATTGATTGATACATACGCCCAGCTATTTGCCGAACATGGGATTGTGATCGCACAAGTCTTATTGACACGCTCTGACATTGAGGATCGCAAACGCTTTTTGCACATTCGCAATACGCTGGAAACGTTGTTGCAGCATGGGATTGTGCCGATCATCAATGAAAATGATACGGTTGCGGTGGAAGAAATCCGCTTTGGCGACAACGATACATTAGGAAGTCTTGTGGCATTGGTGGCAGAAGCTGACATGCTGATTCTCCTGACAGATATCGATGGTTTATATACGGCACATCCGAAGAAAAACCCGGATGCCCGGCGAATCTCAGACGTTTGGGAAATTACGGAGGAGATGGAGAGAAGCGCCGGGGGACAAGGCAGCGATGTGGGCACAGGCGGCATGCGCACAAAGCTCACCGCTGCAAAGATTGCCACACATTCGGGAATTCTGGTAAAAATCGCCGCAAGTTCAGAACCGGATGTCTTGCAAAAAATTGTAAGCGGCGATACTATTGGGACGACCTTTCATCCCAAGCCCGATTCGATTGGCGGAAAAAAGTCCTGGATGATTCACGGGACTCGGGTGGAAGGTACGATTGCCATTGATGACGGGGCGGTAGAGGCATTGACTGAGCATACAGGCAGCTTGCTGATGCCGGGAATTGTGGCTGTTGAAGGGGAATTTCATGAGGGTGCTGTTGTGGAAATTGCTTCGGCAAAAGGAGAAGTGATCGGCAAGGGTGTTGCACACTTTTCTGCATGGGATTTGAAACTATTGTTGGAACAAAAAAAATCCGGTCAAACATTGCGCAATTTGCATGAAGTGATACACAGAAATGAGCTTGTGATTATAAAGGAGGGCAATGGCCATGTTTACACAGGGTGA
- a CDS encoding EamA family transporter: MAQPQTSTGIEYQPTLKLERWKGMIMVLIGAILWGVSGTAAQVLFQNNGFQPAWLVTVRMGLSGLILVLFSMIGAGTQKTFVIWKRPKDVLYLVVFAVIGLIGVQYSFFVTIALSNAATATILQYLGPVAITLYLALRLRRMPNRWESLAVVLAFVGTCLLITDGRWNAISISPGAVSWGLISALALAFYTMFPQKLIKQYGSAIIVGWAMLIGSVLLSFVTHPWRLQGTWSYWALELVTFVVLFGTLVAFYLYLESLRYITPSETSLLGCAEPLSSAFVAMMFLHVRLGLIAWIGAFCILATVVILSRKSAGR, from the coding sequence ATGGCACAGCCACAAACAAGCACAGGTATCGAGTATCAGCCAACCCTGAAACTGGAACGATGGAAAGGCATGATCATGGTCTTGATTGGTGCGATTCTATGGGGAGTATCGGGAACGGCAGCACAAGTATTGTTTCAAAATAACGGATTTCAACCTGCATGGTTGGTAACGGTGCGCATGGGCTTGTCTGGACTGATTCTCGTGTTGTTTTCGATGATTGGCGCAGGGACGCAAAAGACGTTTGTCATATGGAAACGGCCGAAAGACGTCTTGTATCTTGTCGTATTTGCTGTCATTGGACTGATTGGCGTACAATACTCGTTTTTTGTCACGATTGCTTTGAGCAATGCGGCAACTGCAACGATCCTGCAATATTTGGGACCTGTCGCCATTACGCTCTATCTGGCACTGCGCTTGCGCAGAATGCCCAATCGCTGGGAGAGCTTGGCAGTCGTATTGGCGTTTGTCGGGACGTGTCTGCTCATTACGGATGGACGGTGGAATGCCATAAGCATCTCACCGGGCGCTGTCAGTTGGGGACTGATCTCAGCTTTGGCACTCGCTTTTTATACGATGTTTCCGCAAAAACTGATCAAGCAATACGGTTCGGCAATTATTGTGGGCTGGGCCATGTTGATTGGCAGCGTGCTGTTGAGTTTTGTCACACATCCCTGGCGTCTGCAAGGTACATGGTCATATTGGGCTTTGGAGCTTGTCACATTTGTGGTTTTGTTTGGAACGCTTGTTGCATTTTACTTATATTTGGAAAGTTTGCGATACATCACGCCTTCGGAAACAAGCTTGCTCGGCTGTGCGGAACCTCTGTCGTCCGCTTTTGTTGCCATGATGTTTCTCCATGTACGACTGGGATTGATTGCGTGGATCGGGGCGTTTTGCATTTTGGCCACCGTCGTCATTCTCTCCCGCAAATCGGCAGGCAGATGA
- a CDS encoding alpha/beta hydrolase: MSMRSFSFIDPDGFEIFVYTWLPEITSGCKAVVQIAHGMNETAERYERFAKALTANGYIVYANDHRGHGRSVKSAGDFGYIGEDGYTKMVENMHQLNRLIQSEHPSLPIVLFGHSMGSFLAQTYISRYGSTVQGVILSGTNGKQSPMLHLGIYLAKQEMKKNGDKWKSERIRKLVFDPYNKPFAPNRTDFDWLTRDQQEVDAYIQNPCCGNHFPASFFYYFFKGLRDIHKSENLKKIPKDLPIYLFSGAKDPVGNCGKGVLQLASAYRTLGLKHVQYKLYPGGRHEMLNEINRDEVTRDVLKWLDEYCA; the protein is encoded by the coding sequence ATGAGCATGCGATCGTTTTCCTTTATAGATCCAGACGGATTTGAGATTTTTGTCTATACATGGCTGCCTGAAATCACTTCCGGCTGTAAAGCTGTCGTGCAAATCGCCCATGGCATGAATGAAACAGCCGAACGTTACGAACGGTTTGCCAAAGCATTGACTGCGAACGGATACATTGTTTACGCCAATGACCATCGCGGACATGGGAGGTCGGTAAAAAGCGCAGGTGATTTCGGATATATCGGAGAAGACGGATATACGAAAATGGTTGAAAATATGCATCAATTGAATCGTTTGATACAATCGGAGCATCCATCTTTGCCGATCGTGTTATTCGGCCACAGCATGGGCTCGTTTTTGGCGCAAACGTACATCTCCCGTTATGGCAGCACGGTTCAGGGAGTCATTTTATCAGGCACCAATGGAAAACAAAGCCCCATGCTCCATCTTGGCATTTATCTGGCCAAGCAGGAAATGAAAAAGAACGGGGACAAATGGAAAAGCGAGCGGATCCGCAAATTGGTGTTTGATCCATACAACAAGCCTTTTGCCCCGAACCGTACAGATTTTGATTGGTTGACGCGGGATCAACAGGAAGTTGATGCGTATATTCAAAACCCATGCTGCGGCAACCACTTTCCTGCCAGTTTCTTTTACTACTTCTTCAAAGGTTTGCGCGACATTCACAAGTCTGAAAATTTGAAAAAAATTCCGAAAGACTTGCCGATCTACCTGTTTTCCGGCGCCAAAGACCCTGTCGGCAATTGCGGAAAAGGCGTGCTGCAATTGGCATCTGCGTATCGAACTTTAGGGTTGAAACATGTACAATACAAATTATATCCAGGCGGACGACACGAAATGTTAAACGAAATCAATCGCGATGAAGTGACACGGGATGTGTTGAAGTGGCTGGATGAATACTGTGCGTAA
- a CDS encoding ribonuclease Z — MFEVCLLGCGGSLPLPERSLTALLASYNGKMILIDCGEGTQVSMRQIGWGFKAIEAICFTHYHADHIIGLPGILLTIGNSGRQEPLTLIGPPGLREVITGLLVIAPRLPFELHLIELPIEQTTALQLAGIDISILPVYHHVPCVAYRLEIKRGRKFLPERAKALQIPVNFWKSLQQGHAIRTDGTEYTPDMVLGPARNGIRLAYCTDTRPLPAIADFIRESDLFICEGMYGSEDKYENALENRHMLFREAAELAKVGQVRELWLTHFSPSMPNPSDYLTEATKIFPNTKIGFDRMITSLHFPEE, encoded by the coding sequence ATGTTTGAAGTCTGCCTGCTGGGCTGTGGCGGATCACTTCCTTTGCCGGAACGGTCCCTGACAGCATTGCTTGCATCCTATAACGGGAAAATGATCTTGATCGATTGCGGCGAAGGAACACAAGTATCCATGCGGCAAATCGGTTGGGGATTTAAAGCGATTGAAGCGATTTGTTTCACACATTATCATGCAGATCATATCATCGGTCTGCCGGGGATTTTATTGACTATCGGCAATTCCGGCAGGCAAGAACCTCTCACCTTGATTGGTCCGCCGGGACTTAGGGAAGTGATCACCGGTCTGCTGGTGATTGCGCCAAGACTGCCATTTGAGCTGCATTTGATCGAACTGCCGATCGAGCAGACGACCGCCTTGCAACTCGCAGGCATAGACATTTCCATACTTCCCGTTTACCATCACGTTCCTTGTGTTGCCTACCGCTTGGAAATCAAACGGGGACGCAAGTTTCTGCCGGAACGGGCAAAAGCTTTGCAAATTCCGGTGAATTTCTGGAAATCCTTGCAACAAGGACATGCCATTCGCACAGATGGCACAGAATATACGCCGGATATGGTGCTGGGACCTGCAAGGAATGGAATTCGCCTGGCCTATTGCACAGATACCCGTCCGCTTCCTGCGATCGCTGATTTCATTCGGGAATCCGATCTATTTATTTGCGAAGGCATGTACGGAAGTGAAGACAAATATGAAAATGCCCTGGAAAACCGGCATATGCTATTCCGTGAGGCGGCCGAACTTGCCAAAGTGGGGCAGGTGCGGGAATTATGGCTGACACATTTTAGCCCGTCAATGCCCAATCCGTCTGACTACCTGACAGAAGCGACAAAAATTTTTCCAAACACAAAAATCGGCTTCGACCGAATGATCACAAGCCTGCATTTTCCTGAAGAGTAA
- a CDS encoding DNA-3-methyladenine glycosylase I yields MAARCGWVTNDPLYIDYHDREWGVPIYEDQRLFEFLVLEGAQAGLSWYTILKKRENYRQAFDSFDPEKIAAYDDNKIAELLDNAGIVRNRLKIQSAIGNAKAFLRAKAEFGSFREYIWSFVGGQPHINHWSCLEDVPVSTPESDAMSKDLKRRGFRFVGTTICYSYMQATGMVMDHITECFRYRELSREE; encoded by the coding sequence ATGGCCGCACGATGCGGATGGGTCACAAATGACCCATTATATATCGACTACCATGATCGGGAGTGGGGAGTACCGATCTATGAAGATCAACGGTTATTTGAATTTTTGGTGTTGGAAGGCGCTCAAGCAGGATTAAGCTGGTACACCATATTGAAAAAGCGGGAAAACTATCGTCAGGCGTTTGATTCTTTTGATCCGGAAAAAATCGCCGCATACGATGATAACAAAATTGCCGAACTGCTCGATAATGCGGGAATCGTCAGAAACCGTCTGAAAATACAAAGTGCGATCGGGAATGCAAAAGCCTTTTTGCGAGCAAAAGCAGAGTTCGGCTCGTTTCGCGAGTATATTTGGTCGTTTGTTGGCGGACAGCCGCACATCAACCATTGGAGCTGCCTGGAAGATGTGCCTGTCAGCACTCCGGAATCAGACGCCATGAGCAAAGATTTAAAAAGACGCGGATTCCGGTTTGTCGGCACCACGATCTGCTATTCGTATATGCAGGCAACCGGGATGGTGATGGACCACATTACAGAGTGTTTCCGCTACCGGGAGTTGAGCAGAGAGGAATAG
- a CDS encoding uracil-DNA glycosylase encodes MAAILQNDWSEQLNEEFQKPYYQKLRKFLVKEYKTNVIFPDMYEIFSALHLTAFSHTKAVILGQDPYHGPGQAHGLSFSVKPGVGIPPSLQNIFRELHADIGCPIPNHGYLVKWAEQGVLLLNAVLTVRQGLPNSHKGMGWEFFTDQVIACLNQRAEPVVFILWGSQAQQKRKWIDESRHFVIQSPHPSPLSAHRGFFGSRPFSKVNEYLRSIGSEPIDWCIPSL; translated from the coding sequence GTGGCAGCTATTTTACAAAATGACTGGTCGGAACAACTGAATGAAGAGTTTCAGAAGCCGTACTATCAGAAGTTACGTAAATTTCTTGTCAAAGAATATAAGACGAATGTAATTTTTCCGGATATGTACGAGATATTTTCTGCACTGCATTTGACCGCATTTTCTCACACAAAAGCAGTAATTTTGGGACAAGATCCCTATCATGGTCCCGGACAAGCACATGGCCTAAGTTTTTCCGTTAAGCCCGGTGTGGGTATCCCGCCATCGCTGCAGAATATCTTTCGAGAGCTGCATGCAGACATCGGCTGTCCGATTCCGAATCATGGATATCTGGTCAAGTGGGCAGAACAAGGCGTTTTGCTATTAAATGCCGTATTGACAGTTCGACAGGGACTGCCCAATTCTCATAAAGGAATGGGATGGGAATTTTTTACGGATCAAGTGATTGCCTGTTTAAATCAGCGGGCCGAGCCGGTCGTATTCATTCTGTGGGGCAGTCAAGCACAACAGAAGCGGAAATGGATCGATGAATCCCGACATTTTGTCATACAATCTCCCCATCCCAGTCCATTATCCGCCCATCGCGGATTTTTTGGCAGTCGGCCATTTTCCAAAGTAAATGAATATCTCAGGAGTATTGGTTCAGAGCCGATCGATTGGTGCATACCGAGTCTTTGA
- a CDS encoding nitric-oxide reductase large subunit: MKYSKHWIALAIVFILSFAVLGYYGGATYNTMPPIPKRVVTTTGTVLFTDQDILTGQNVWQSMGGQAVGTIWGHGAYVAPDWNADWLHRESLWILDKWSFDSYGKTYQALNDETKAALQVRLQKELRTNTYNPKTGDLVISPLRAAAFYAISQHYTSLFTNDPKFAKLRDDYALQDNAIKDPSRVPPLNAFFWWTTWACVTERPGDVVTYTNNWPHETLVGNHATGSMVVWSVVSFVVLLAGIGGIAWYYAVQKHTAIEEEYPEKDPLLGLSPTPSMKATLKYFWVVAALWVLQVGLGAVTAHYQVEGASFYGIPLAKWIPYSVTRSWHTQLGIFWIATAWLATGLFVAPAVSGYEPKYQRFGVNFLFVCLLIIVVGSLFGQWAAIMQRIGSLKTNFWFGHQGYEYTDIGRFWQIFLTVGLFLWFFLMARALLPAFKQAKENRHLLGLFLLASFAIPVFYVPGLMWGQHTHLAMAEYWRWWVVHLWVEGFFEVFATAVIAFLFNRMGLLRIQTATTSVLFSTIIFLFGGIIGTFHHLYFSGTPIGVLAYGAVFSALEVVPLVLIGFEGYENLTRTRTRPWVSAYKWPIYYFVAVAFWNLVGAGLFGFFINPPIALYYMQGLNTTAVHGHAALFGVYGMLGIGLTLFCLRGLTTQRMWKTGLLKFSFWAVNIGLILMIFLSLLPIGLMQTWASVEHGVWYARSDTFMQQPIVHTFVWLRIIGDTIFALGALALGWFILGLKTGRSLKDEAHLPHLRERTTH; encoded by the coding sequence GTGAAGTATTCAAAACATTGGATTGCTTTGGCAATCGTATTTATACTTTCATTTGCCGTTCTCGGTTATTACGGCGGCGCAACGTATAATACAATGCCGCCAATCCCGAAACGGGTGGTAACTACTACAGGAACCGTGCTATTTACAGATCAGGACATCTTAACGGGCCAAAATGTATGGCAATCGATGGGGGGACAGGCAGTCGGAACAATCTGGGGACATGGCGCCTATGTCGCTCCCGATTGGAATGCCGATTGGCTGCACCGGGAAAGTCTATGGATTTTAGACAAATGGTCATTCGATTCATACGGAAAAACGTATCAAGCGCTCAATGATGAAACAAAAGCTGCTTTGCAAGTCAGACTGCAGAAGGAACTCCGAACAAATACATACAATCCAAAAACCGGAGACCTGGTCATTTCTCCCTTGCGCGCAGCAGCTTTTTATGCAATCAGCCAGCATTACACATCCCTTTTTACAAACGATCCGAAATTTGCCAAATTACGCGACGACTATGCGCTTCAAGACAATGCAATCAAAGATCCAAGCCGTGTTCCGCCTTTGAATGCATTTTTTTGGTGGACCACGTGGGCATGTGTAACCGAGCGCCCCGGAGATGTTGTGACATACACGAATAACTGGCCGCACGAGACTCTGGTAGGGAATCATGCAACAGGTTCAATGGTCGTATGGTCGGTAGTAAGCTTTGTCGTTCTGCTCGCTGGAATCGGAGGCATCGCATGGTACTATGCGGTACAGAAACATACAGCGATAGAAGAAGAATATCCGGAAAAAGATCCGCTGCTCGGACTCTCTCCTACACCTTCCATGAAAGCTACACTTAAATATTTTTGGGTAGTTGCCGCCCTTTGGGTTCTACAGGTGGGACTCGGTGCCGTAACTGCACACTATCAAGTCGAAGGGGCTAGTTTTTACGGAATCCCGCTTGCGAAATGGATACCGTACTCTGTAACCCGTTCTTGGCATACACAGTTGGGAATCTTTTGGATTGCCACCGCATGGTTAGCCACGGGGTTGTTTGTAGCTCCGGCCGTTTCCGGATATGAACCGAAGTATCAGCGCTTCGGCGTGAATTTCCTGTTTGTCTGCTTGTTGATTATCGTTGTCGGCTCCTTGTTCGGCCAATGGGCAGCGATTATGCAAAGAATTGGTTCTTTGAAAACAAACTTTTGGTTCGGGCATCAAGGATACGAATACACAGACATCGGTCGGTTTTGGCAGATCTTCTTGACGGTCGGACTTTTCCTATGGTTCTTCCTGATGGCGAGAGCTCTTTTGCCTGCTTTCAAACAAGCAAAAGAAAACCGGCATTTACTGGGTTTATTCTTGCTCGCTTCATTTGCTATTCCTGTCTTCTATGTTCCGGGACTGATGTGGGGGCAACATACTCACTTAGCGATGGCGGAATATTGGCGCTGGTGGGTTGTACACCTATGGGTAGAAGGTTTCTTTGAAGTATTCGCTACAGCGGTGATTGCTTTCCTGTTTAATCGGATGGGGCTATTGCGCATACAAACGGCAACGACATCCGTATTGTTTTCTACCATCATTTTCTTGTTCGGTGGCATCATCGGAACGTTCCACCACTTATATTTCAGCGGAACGCCCATCGGCGTCTTGGCATACGGTGCTGTCTTTAGTGCGCTGGAAGTTGTGCCACTGGTCCTGATCGGGTTTGAAGGATACGAAAACCTTACCCGAACACGCACACGTCCTTGGGTCAGCGCGTATAAGTGGCCGATTTACTACTTTGTGGCTGTAGCCTTTTGGAATCTGGTCGGTGCGGGACTCTTCGGGTTCTTTATCAACCCACCGATTGCGCTGTACTACATGCAGGGGTTGAACACGACAGCAGTTCATGGGCATGCCGCATTATTCGGTGTCTACGGCATGCTTGGAATCGGACTGACACTGTTCTGCCTCAGAGGACTGACAACACAGCGAATGTGGAAGACCGGGCTCTTAAAATTCTCATTTTGGGCCGTCAATATTGGGCTCATTTTAATGATATTTCTCAGTCTTCTCCCCATTGGTCTGATGCAAACATGGGCAAGTGTTGAACATGGAGTGTGGTATGCACGTTCCGACACATTCATGCAGCAACCGATCGTTCACACATTCGTATGGCTGCGAATTATTGGAGATACGATCTTCGCGCTTGGGGCATTGGCTCTTGGATGGTTTATTCTCGGGCTAAAAACGGGACGGTCGTTGAAAGATGAAGCACACCTGCCGCATCTCAGAGAACGAACGACACACTGA
- a CDS encoding ferredoxin yields the protein MAKYTMVDKATCIACGACAAVAPDIFDYDEDGLAENILEGDDNQGIVEVPEELYDDLENACSGCPTESIKVAEAPFDGDPNKFEK from the coding sequence ATGGCAAAGTATACGATGGTTGACAAAGCAACGTGTATTGCATGCGGTGCGTGTGCCGCAGTTGCACCGGATATTTTTGATTACGATGAAGACGGTTTGGCTGAAAATATTCTGGAAGGGGACGATAATCAAGGGATTGTGGAAGTTCCCGAAGAACTCTATGATGATTTGGAGAATGCTTGTTCGGGGTGTCCAACCGAATCAATCAAGGTGGCTGAAGCGCCTTTTGATGGGGATCCCAATAAGTTTGAAAAATAA